Below is a window of Methanocaldococcus jannaschii DSM 2661 DNA.
AGTATCTCTGCCAGCCCTGCGGTTGAGCCGCAGATTTAAGCAGAGACTTACCGGGCCGGCTACGGACGCTTTAGGCCCAATAACAGTGGCCACCACTTGGGCCGCCGGTATTACCGCGGCTGCTGGCACCGGACTTGCCCAGCCCTTATTCCCGGAGCTGTTTACACTCCGGAAAAGCCCACGCAGGGCGTGGGCACTCGGGGTCCCCCCGTCGCGCTTTCGCGCATTGCGGAGGTTTCGCGCCTGCTGCGCCCCGTAGGCCTGGACCCGTGTCTCAGTGTCCATCTCCGGGCTCCCCCTCTCAGGGCCCGTACGGATCGTAGGCTTGGTGGGCCGTTACCCCACCAACTACCTAATCCGCCGCAGCCCCATCCTCGGGCAGCTTACGCCTTTCGGGGAGGGATCATTCCAGACCTCCTCCCCTATGGGGGATTAGCCTCAGTTTCCCGAGGTTATCCCCCACCCGAGGGTAGGTTAGCCACGTGTTACTGAGCCGTGCGCCGGTGCTCCCCGAAGGGAGCCCCTTGACTCGCATGGCTTAGTCGGACCCCGATAGCAGTGGCCTCCGGCAGGATCAACCGGAATTAAGTGGGAGGTACGGTCGCAAGAAAGGATAAACCTTTCTTGCGGCTGGTTGCTGCGGGGTTTCACCACCAGTCGTGGGCTTGCCTCAGCCCCAACCCCTCCGGATTGGGGACGCATCCCTCAAGTGCATCCTATAACGAGAGGTTGTTATATGCAACGTTTTTAGGAATAGAACAATAATTTGAATAAATTATTAATACATGCTATGAGAGAAGATTATTGTAATAGGACTTTCGCAGGAATAAATTTTTTATTGCGTATTGACACCCTCTGGGTGTCTAAGTTCCAAATTCAATATATAAATTGCGAAAGTCCTATTATAAAATATTTGGAGCGTGGGATACATGGATGAAGTTAATATTAAAGTTGGAGATTATGTGGTTTATATAAATACTGGAACAAAAGGAAGAGTTGTAGATATAAGAAAAGACGAAAATGGAGACATTTGGGTTGTGTTAGATAACAATTTAATGTATAGACCGCACCTATTGAGAGTTATCGATAAGTCGAAGATAACAGAAAGAAAAGAAGATATTGATGAAGTCGTTAAGAAATTAGAAAAAGAAGAATTAGAAGAAGGAAAATTAATAGACCTGGATTTAGGAGATGCTTGTGGGGCTGGATAAATCATTATTATTTTCCTTTTATTTTTTAAATTTTTTAAATTTTTATAAACTTGTATTGGTGATTTAATGCTCTCCGACTATGAGGAGTTTTTAAGATTAGAGAAGGCAAGAAAAATTATCTTAGAAATATTAAATGAAAAGGGTAGAGATGCATTGTATG
It encodes the following:
- a CDS encoding DUF2098 domain-containing protein codes for the protein MDEVNIKVGDYVVYINTGTKGRVVDIRKDENGDIWVVLDNNLMYRPHLLRVIDKSKITERKEDIDEVVKKLEKEELEEGKLIDLDLGDACGAG